From a single Miscanthus floridulus cultivar M001 chromosome 8, ASM1932011v1, whole genome shotgun sequence genomic region:
- the LOC136476186 gene encoding RHOMBOID-like protein 9, chloroplastic isoform X3, whose amino-acid sequence MASAADWHLMAGVVKWKPASYEQMERTRVALERLSFRSNCAKYHDTRHLGHFVKDDHLICRSLKSISKPKARQYVIVKVHNKDVDEGCSSKDDEIISSPFQRKEGNQLRALESYFSKLNPTQQLYSLPQKKLKSGPSSSNEVDAIIADEDANFKNRVGSLQVQIDRGNTSIKSYQSLLDMRTDDQASGFCLTNLLAAINIAVLLFEIASPVKNSENEYLSLPLLYGAKINNLILSGEWWRLLTPMCLGPVFSLIGAWLVYQSQNKQVIDVSESMFWQAVIAAALSFLLSIFGRIDNWAHLGATISGLFFGYLTCPSVEFDNSAKNGQKEAVVRITRQAHPCKSTAVFFITILAFAILAFAYGTQFNNMDME is encoded by the exons ATGGCTTCAGCTGCTGATTG GCATCTAATGGCTGGGGTTGTTAAATGGAAACCAGCATCTTATGAACAGATGGAACGTACGAGAGTCGCACTAGAGAGGTTGTCATTCAGATCTAATTGCGCCAAGTATCACGATACCAGACATCTTGGTCATTTTGTGAAGGATGACCATCTCATTTGTCGTTCACTTAagtcaatatcaaaaccaaaggCAAGACAGTATGTTATTGTCAAGGTACATAATAAAGATGTTGATGAGGGTTGCAGCTCCAAAGATGATGAGATTATTTCTAGTCCATTTCAAAGGAAAGAAGGAAATCAGCTGAGGGCACTGGAATCTTATTTTTCTAAACTCAATCCCACTCAGCAGCTATACTCTTTGCCTCAGAAGAAGCTCAAAAGTGGTCCATCATCATCAAATGAAGTTGATGCGATCATTGCTGATGAGGATGCCAATTTCAAGAACAGGGTAGGCTCTTTGCAGGTACAGATTGACAGAGGAAACACAA GTATCAAGAGTTATCAAAGTCTCCTGGACATGCGTACAGATGATCAAGCATCCGGTTTCTGTTTGAC AAACTTATTGGCTGCTATTAATATTGCAGTTCTGTTATTCGAAATAGCAAGTCCAGTGAAAAATTCTGAAAATGAATATTTGTCTCTCCCTTTGTTGTATGGTGCCAAGATAAACAACTTAATACTCTCAGGGGAGTGGTGGAGACTACTAACACCAATGTGCCTG GGCCCAGTATTTTCTTTAATTGGAGCGTGGCTGGTGTATCAGAGTCAAAACAAGCAAGTCATTGACGTTTCAGAAAGTATGTTCTGGCAGGCTGTGATAGCTGCAGCTTTGAGCTTCTTGTTGAGCATTTTTGGGAGAATTGACAACTG GGCACATCTTGGGGCAACCATTTCTGGACTTTTCTTTGGTTATCTGACATGCCCAAGTGTAGAATTTGACAATTCTGCAAAGAACGGTCAAAAGGAAGCAGTGGTTCGTATTACACGACAAGCTCATCCATGCAAATCCACTGCAGTCTTTTTCATAACCATACTTGCATTTGCTATACTCGCCTTCGCTTATGGGACACAATTCAACAACATGGATATGGAATAG
- the LOC136476186 gene encoding RHOMBOID-like protein 9, chloroplastic isoform X1, giving the protein MLLASPPLQRLSPSATTFLLHAGKERRHTARHLMAGVVKWKPASYEQMERTRVALERLSFRSNCAKYHDTRHLGHFVKDDHLICRSLKSISKPKARQYVIVKVHNKDVDEGCSSKDDEIISSPFQRKEGNQLRALESYFSKLNPTQQLYSLPQKKLKSGPSSSNEVDAIIADEDANFKNRVGSLQVQIDRGNTSIKSYQSLLDMRTDDQASGFCLTNLLAAINIAVLLFEIASPVKNSENEYLSLPLLYGAKINNLILSGEWWRLLTPMCLGPVFSLIGAWLVYQSQNKQVIDVSESMFWQAVIAAALSFLLSIFGRIDNWAHLGATISGLFFGYLTCPSVEFDNSAKNGQKEAVVRITRQAHPCKSTAVFFITILAFAILAFAYGTQFNNMDME; this is encoded by the exons ATGCTACTGGCGTCTCCTCCCCTCCAGCGCCTGTCTCCGTCTGCTACAACCTTCTTGCTACATGCAGGCAAGGAACGACGGCACACTGCGAG GCATCTAATGGCTGGGGTTGTTAAATGGAAACCAGCATCTTATGAACAGATGGAACGTACGAGAGTCGCACTAGAGAGGTTGTCATTCAGATCTAATTGCGCCAAGTATCACGATACCAGACATCTTGGTCATTTTGTGAAGGATGACCATCTCATTTGTCGTTCACTTAagtcaatatcaaaaccaaaggCAAGACAGTATGTTATTGTCAAGGTACATAATAAAGATGTTGATGAGGGTTGCAGCTCCAAAGATGATGAGATTATTTCTAGTCCATTTCAAAGGAAAGAAGGAAATCAGCTGAGGGCACTGGAATCTTATTTTTCTAAACTCAATCCCACTCAGCAGCTATACTCTTTGCCTCAGAAGAAGCTCAAAAGTGGTCCATCATCATCAAATGAAGTTGATGCGATCATTGCTGATGAGGATGCCAATTTCAAGAACAGGGTAGGCTCTTTGCAGGTACAGATTGACAGAGGAAACACAA GTATCAAGAGTTATCAAAGTCTCCTGGACATGCGTACAGATGATCAAGCATCCGGTTTCTGTTTGAC AAACTTATTGGCTGCTATTAATATTGCAGTTCTGTTATTCGAAATAGCAAGTCCAGTGAAAAATTCTGAAAATGAATATTTGTCTCTCCCTTTGTTGTATGGTGCCAAGATAAACAACTTAATACTCTCAGGGGAGTGGTGGAGACTACTAACACCAATGTGCCTG GGCCCAGTATTTTCTTTAATTGGAGCGTGGCTGGTGTATCAGAGTCAAAACAAGCAAGTCATTGACGTTTCAGAAAGTATGTTCTGGCAGGCTGTGATAGCTGCAGCTTTGAGCTTCTTGTTGAGCATTTTTGGGAGAATTGACAACTG GGCACATCTTGGGGCAACCATTTCTGGACTTTTCTTTGGTTATCTGACATGCCCAAGTGTAGAATTTGACAATTCTGCAAAGAACGGTCAAAAGGAAGCAGTGGTTCGTATTACACGACAAGCTCATCCATGCAAATCCACTGCAGTCTTTTTCATAACCATACTTGCATTTGCTATACTCGCCTTCGCTTATGGGACACAATTCAACAACATGGATATGGAATAG
- the LOC136476186 gene encoding RHOMBOID-like protein 9, chloroplastic isoform X2, translating into MCLVYDGHLMAGVVKWKPASYEQMERTRVALERLSFRSNCAKYHDTRHLGHFVKDDHLICRSLKSISKPKARQYVIVKVHNKDVDEGCSSKDDEIISSPFQRKEGNQLRALESYFSKLNPTQQLYSLPQKKLKSGPSSSNEVDAIIADEDANFKNRVGSLQVQIDRGNTSIKSYQSLLDMRTDDQASGFCLTNLLAAINIAVLLFEIASPVKNSENEYLSLPLLYGAKINNLILSGEWWRLLTPMCLGPVFSLIGAWLVYQSQNKQVIDVSESMFWQAVIAAALSFLLSIFGRIDNWAHLGATISGLFFGYLTCPSVEFDNSAKNGQKEAVVRITRQAHPCKSTAVFFITILAFAILAFAYGTQFNNMDME; encoded by the exons ATGtgcttggtttatgatgg GCATCTAATGGCTGGGGTTGTTAAATGGAAACCAGCATCTTATGAACAGATGGAACGTACGAGAGTCGCACTAGAGAGGTTGTCATTCAGATCTAATTGCGCCAAGTATCACGATACCAGACATCTTGGTCATTTTGTGAAGGATGACCATCTCATTTGTCGTTCACTTAagtcaatatcaaaaccaaaggCAAGACAGTATGTTATTGTCAAGGTACATAATAAAGATGTTGATGAGGGTTGCAGCTCCAAAGATGATGAGATTATTTCTAGTCCATTTCAAAGGAAAGAAGGAAATCAGCTGAGGGCACTGGAATCTTATTTTTCTAAACTCAATCCCACTCAGCAGCTATACTCTTTGCCTCAGAAGAAGCTCAAAAGTGGTCCATCATCATCAAATGAAGTTGATGCGATCATTGCTGATGAGGATGCCAATTTCAAGAACAGGGTAGGCTCTTTGCAGGTACAGATTGACAGAGGAAACACAA GTATCAAGAGTTATCAAAGTCTCCTGGACATGCGTACAGATGATCAAGCATCCGGTTTCTGTTTGAC AAACTTATTGGCTGCTATTAATATTGCAGTTCTGTTATTCGAAATAGCAAGTCCAGTGAAAAATTCTGAAAATGAATATTTGTCTCTCCCTTTGTTGTATGGTGCCAAGATAAACAACTTAATACTCTCAGGGGAGTGGTGGAGACTACTAACACCAATGTGCCTG GGCCCAGTATTTTCTTTAATTGGAGCGTGGCTGGTGTATCAGAGTCAAAACAAGCAAGTCATTGACGTTTCAGAAAGTATGTTCTGGCAGGCTGTGATAGCTGCAGCTTTGAGCTTCTTGTTGAGCATTTTTGGGAGAATTGACAACTG GGCACATCTTGGGGCAACCATTTCTGGACTTTTCTTTGGTTATCTGACATGCCCAAGTGTAGAATTTGACAATTCTGCAAAGAACGGTCAAAAGGAAGCAGTGGTTCGTATTACACGACAAGCTCATCCATGCAAATCCACTGCAGTCTTTTTCATAACCATACTTGCATTTGCTATACTCGCCTTCGCTTATGGGACACAATTCAACAACATGGATATGGAATAG
- the LOC136476186 gene encoding RHOMBOID-like protein 9, chloroplastic isoform X4 — translation MAGVVKWKPASYEQMERTRVALERLSFRSNCAKYHDTRHLGHFVKDDHLICRSLKSISKPKARQYVIVKVHNKDVDEGCSSKDDEIISSPFQRKEGNQLRALESYFSKLNPTQQLYSLPQKKLKSGPSSSNEVDAIIADEDANFKNRVGSLQVQIDRGNTSIKSYQSLLDMRTDDQASGFCLTNLLAAINIAVLLFEIASPVKNSENEYLSLPLLYGAKINNLILSGEWWRLLTPMCLGPVFSLIGAWLVYQSQNKQVIDVSESMFWQAVIAAALSFLLSIFGRIDNWAHLGATISGLFFGYLTCPSVEFDNSAKNGQKEAVVRITRQAHPCKSTAVFFITILAFAILAFAYGTQFNNMDME, via the exons ATGGCTGGGGTTGTTAAATGGAAACCAGCATCTTATGAACAGATGGAACGTACGAGAGTCGCACTAGAGAGGTTGTCATTCAGATCTAATTGCGCCAAGTATCACGATACCAGACATCTTGGTCATTTTGTGAAGGATGACCATCTCATTTGTCGTTCACTTAagtcaatatcaaaaccaaaggCAAGACAGTATGTTATTGTCAAGGTACATAATAAAGATGTTGATGAGGGTTGCAGCTCCAAAGATGATGAGATTATTTCTAGTCCATTTCAAAGGAAAGAAGGAAATCAGCTGAGGGCACTGGAATCTTATTTTTCTAAACTCAATCCCACTCAGCAGCTATACTCTTTGCCTCAGAAGAAGCTCAAAAGTGGTCCATCATCATCAAATGAAGTTGATGCGATCATTGCTGATGAGGATGCCAATTTCAAGAACAGGGTAGGCTCTTTGCAGGTACAGATTGACAGAGGAAACACAA GTATCAAGAGTTATCAAAGTCTCCTGGACATGCGTACAGATGATCAAGCATCCGGTTTCTGTTTGAC AAACTTATTGGCTGCTATTAATATTGCAGTTCTGTTATTCGAAATAGCAAGTCCAGTGAAAAATTCTGAAAATGAATATTTGTCTCTCCCTTTGTTGTATGGTGCCAAGATAAACAACTTAATACTCTCAGGGGAGTGGTGGAGACTACTAACACCAATGTGCCTG GGCCCAGTATTTTCTTTAATTGGAGCGTGGCTGGTGTATCAGAGTCAAAACAAGCAAGTCATTGACGTTTCAGAAAGTATGTTCTGGCAGGCTGTGATAGCTGCAGCTTTGAGCTTCTTGTTGAGCATTTTTGGGAGAATTGACAACTG GGCACATCTTGGGGCAACCATTTCTGGACTTTTCTTTGGTTATCTGACATGCCCAAGTGTAGAATTTGACAATTCTGCAAAGAACGGTCAAAAGGAAGCAGTGGTTCGTATTACACGACAAGCTCATCCATGCAAATCCACTGCAGTCTTTTTCATAACCATACTTGCATTTGCTATACTCGCCTTCGCTTATGGGACACAATTCAACAACATGGATATGGAATAG
- the LOC136476186 gene encoding RHOMBOID-like protein 9, chloroplastic isoform X6, whose product MASAADWHLMAGVVKWKPASYEQMERTRVALERLSFRSNCAKYHDTRHLGHFVKDDHLICRSLKSISKPKARQYVIVKVHNKDVDEGCSSKDDEIISSPFQRKEGNQLRALESYFSKLNPTQQLYSLPQKKLKSGPSSSNEVDAIIADEDANFKNRVGSLQVQIDRGNTSIKSYQSLLDMRTDDQASGFCLTNLLAAINIAVLLFEIASPVKNSENEYLSLPLLYGAKINNLILSGEWWRLLTPMCLHSGFLHIALGCWALLIFGPRVCRAYGQMTFFLIYILGGICGNLSSFVHTPEITICGTISCLPPSDIIYSY is encoded by the exons ATGGCTTCAGCTGCTGATTG GCATCTAATGGCTGGGGTTGTTAAATGGAAACCAGCATCTTATGAACAGATGGAACGTACGAGAGTCGCACTAGAGAGGTTGTCATTCAGATCTAATTGCGCCAAGTATCACGATACCAGACATCTTGGTCATTTTGTGAAGGATGACCATCTCATTTGTCGTTCACTTAagtcaatatcaaaaccaaaggCAAGACAGTATGTTATTGTCAAGGTACATAATAAAGATGTTGATGAGGGTTGCAGCTCCAAAGATGATGAGATTATTTCTAGTCCATTTCAAAGGAAAGAAGGAAATCAGCTGAGGGCACTGGAATCTTATTTTTCTAAACTCAATCCCACTCAGCAGCTATACTCTTTGCCTCAGAAGAAGCTCAAAAGTGGTCCATCATCATCAAATGAAGTTGATGCGATCATTGCTGATGAGGATGCCAATTTCAAGAACAGGGTAGGCTCTTTGCAGGTACAGATTGACAGAGGAAACACAA GTATCAAGAGTTATCAAAGTCTCCTGGACATGCGTACAGATGATCAAGCATCCGGTTTCTGTTTGAC AAACTTATTGGCTGCTATTAATATTGCAGTTCTGTTATTCGAAATAGCAAGTCCAGTGAAAAATTCTGAAAATGAATATTTGTCTCTCCCTTTGTTGTATGGTGCCAAGATAAACAACTTAATACTCTCAGGGGAGTGGTGGAGACTACTAACACCAATGTGCCTG CACTCTGGTTTCTTACATATAGCCCTTGGTTGTTGGGCGTTGCTTATATTTGGACCTCGAGTATGCCGGGCATATGGTCAAATGACATTTTTTCTGATATACATACTTGGAGGAATCTGTGGTAATTTGAGCAGTTTTGTTCACACTCCTGAGATAACCATTTGTGGCACAATAAGTTGCCTGCCTCCGAGTGATATCATATATTCATATTAG
- the LOC136476186 gene encoding RHOMBOID-like protein 9, chloroplastic isoform X5: MLLASPPLQRLSPSATTFLLHAGKERRHTARHLMAGVVKWKPASYEQMERTRVALERLSFRSNCAKYHDTRHLGHFVKDDHLICRSLKSISKPKARQYVIVKVHNKDVDEGCSSKDDEIISSPFQRKEGNQLRALESYFSKLNPTQQLYSLPQKKLKSGPSSSNEVDAIIADEDANFKNRVGSLQVQIDRGNTSIKSYQSLLDMRTDDQASGFCLTNLLAAINIAVLLFEIASPVKNSENEYLSLPLLYGAKINNLILSGEWWRLLTPMCLHSGFLHIALGCWALLIFGPRVCRAYGQMTFFLIYILGGICGNLSSFVHTPEITICGTISCLPPSDIIYSY; encoded by the exons ATGCTACTGGCGTCTCCTCCCCTCCAGCGCCTGTCTCCGTCTGCTACAACCTTCTTGCTACATGCAGGCAAGGAACGACGGCACACTGCGAG GCATCTAATGGCTGGGGTTGTTAAATGGAAACCAGCATCTTATGAACAGATGGAACGTACGAGAGTCGCACTAGAGAGGTTGTCATTCAGATCTAATTGCGCCAAGTATCACGATACCAGACATCTTGGTCATTTTGTGAAGGATGACCATCTCATTTGTCGTTCACTTAagtcaatatcaaaaccaaaggCAAGACAGTATGTTATTGTCAAGGTACATAATAAAGATGTTGATGAGGGTTGCAGCTCCAAAGATGATGAGATTATTTCTAGTCCATTTCAAAGGAAAGAAGGAAATCAGCTGAGGGCACTGGAATCTTATTTTTCTAAACTCAATCCCACTCAGCAGCTATACTCTTTGCCTCAGAAGAAGCTCAAAAGTGGTCCATCATCATCAAATGAAGTTGATGCGATCATTGCTGATGAGGATGCCAATTTCAAGAACAGGGTAGGCTCTTTGCAGGTACAGATTGACAGAGGAAACACAA GTATCAAGAGTTATCAAAGTCTCCTGGACATGCGTACAGATGATCAAGCATCCGGTTTCTGTTTGAC AAACTTATTGGCTGCTATTAATATTGCAGTTCTGTTATTCGAAATAGCAAGTCCAGTGAAAAATTCTGAAAATGAATATTTGTCTCTCCCTTTGTTGTATGGTGCCAAGATAAACAACTTAATACTCTCAGGGGAGTGGTGGAGACTACTAACACCAATGTGCCTG CACTCTGGTTTCTTACATATAGCCCTTGGTTGTTGGGCGTTGCTTATATTTGGACCTCGAGTATGCCGGGCATATGGTCAAATGACATTTTTTCTGATATACATACTTGGAGGAATCTGTGGTAATTTGAGCAGTTTTGTTCACACTCCTGAGATAACCATTTGTGGCACAATAAGTTGCCTGCCTCCGAGTGATATCATATATTCATATTAG